A part of Helicobacter himalayensis genomic DNA contains:
- a CDS encoding tyrosine-type recombinase/integrase, translating into MHYPLEPFSAFEENLLLWMGRFVRWKINTLSNHQVRDKEAILQCLQILNQLPQSIQHLLQICKNARKAGLIGINIFITPLGKLYEYLCALRLMSLREINEEIIIDFLSVHTSTLSDASKKNYRIVLIGFFGFIDKRNEDNGTSHVFGIELAIKHLLAQNNGQKLPAYLEERELERFLEAIDSTPLPFSHATRDKLIIKIIVYTGVRVNEILNLRTKDLIPQEDLWMFAVRGKGNKMRMVMVKKEKIENLMNAWMEQRSQIALNTAIEDSLIFCNKKGGKLTQARVYQVLGAILAQAGIKKEKMGAHMLRHTFATMLYTKKHDLVLVQEALGHANLNTSRIYTHFDKQRLIEAASVMDDFEK; encoded by the coding sequence ATGCACTATCCCTTAGAGCCTTTTAGCGCGTTTGAAGAAAATCTGCTTTTGTGGATGGGGCGCTTTGTGCGGTGGAAAATTAACACGCTTTCAAATCATCAAGTGCGCGACAAAGAAGCCATCTTGCAATGTTTGCAGATTCTTAATCAATTGCCACAAAGCATTCAGCATCTCCTGCAAATATGCAAAAATGCGCGTAAAGCCGGGCTTATAGGGATCAATATTTTTATCACACCGCTTGGGAAATTGTATGAGTATCTTTGCGCACTTAGGCTAATGTCCTTGCGCGAGATTAATGAAGAGATTATTATTGATTTTCTAAGCGTGCATACTTCGACACTTAGCGATGCGAGTAAAAAAAATTACAGAATCGTGCTTATTGGATTCTTTGGTTTTATTGACAAGCGCAATGAGGATAATGGCACCTCGCATGTGTTTGGAATCGAGCTTGCGATTAAGCATTTGCTCGCGCAAAATAATGGGCAAAAACTCCCTGCATATTTAGAAGAGCGCGAGTTAGAGCGGTTTTTGGAAGCCATAGATTCTACGCCATTGCCATTTTCTCACGCTACACGCGATAAGCTCATTATAAAAATCATTGTTTATACCGGCGTGCGTGTCAATGAGATTCTCAACCTTCGCACAAAAGATTTAATCCCGCAAGAGGATTTGTGGATGTTTGCAGTGCGTGGGAAGGGCAATAAAATGCGTATGGTGATGGTAAAAAAAGAAAAGATTGAGAATCTTATGAACGCGTGGATGGAGCAGCGCAGTCAAATTGCGCTCAATACAGCGATTGAAGATAGTCTCATTTTTTGTAACAAAAAAGGTGGCAAGCTTACGCAAGCGCGCGTGTATCAGGTGCTAGGCGCTATTTTAGCCCAAGCCGGAATAAAAAAGGAAAAAATGGGCGCGCATATGCTTCGTCATACCTTTGCTACGATGCTTTATACAAAAAAGCACGATTTGGTGCTGGTGCAAGAAGCGCTCGGACACGCTAATCTCAACACAAGCAGAATCTACACGCATTTTGATAAGCAAAGGCTCATCGAAGCTGCAAGCGTGATGGACGATTTTGAAAAGTGA
- a CDS encoding NTP transferase domain-containing protein: MQKISSFPCVILCGGKSSRMGCDKALLPFDANFAEQDSKQSIECEARQDFRQNSLTQFVYNNLSEWFERVFLCVKSKDSKLLEYNLPTIIESRVLQENALDCTLNIQNLAFKERFSPLYGIFCALEFAQKHLDAQYVAFVSVDTPFINPMHFENLATLSQQKNYKVAYITQILENGDKKEHFLLSLWHMSMKDTLLNALKNKDFKIGVLIKNTMHTSLEIKDNALSFNLNTKETYHNALKFLQSYATRHKKH, encoded by the coding sequence ATGCAAAAAATCTCTTCTTTTCCTTGTGTGATTCTCTGTGGTGGGAAATCTAGCAGAATGGGCTGCGACAAGGCACTTTTGCCTTTTGATGCAAATTTTGCAGAGCAAGATTCTAAGCAGAGCATAGAATGCGAGGCAAGACAAGATTTTAGGCAAAATTCTCTCACGCAATTTGTTTATAATAACCTAAGCGAGTGGTTTGAGCGCGTTTTTCTTTGTGTGAAAAGCAAAGATTCTAAGCTTTTGGAATATAATTTGCCAACGATTATAGAATCGCGCGTGTTACAAGAAAATGCTCTAGATTGCACGTTAAATATTCAAAATCTCGCATTTAAAGAGAGGTTTTCTCCGCTTTATGGAATCTTTTGTGCGCTAGAATTTGCACAAAAGCATTTAGACGCGCAGTATGTGGCGTTTGTAAGTGTGGATACGCCTTTTATCAATCCAATGCATTTTGAGAATCTTGCCACGCTTTCACAGCAAAAAAACTACAAGGTTGCTTACATCACACAGATTTTAGAAAATGGCGACAAAAAAGAGCATTTTTTGCTTTCCCTTTGGCATATGAGTATGAAAGACACGCTTTTAAATGCGCTAAAAAATAAAGATTTTAAAATCGGTGTGTTGATAAAAAACACAATGCATACAAGTTTAGAGATTAAAGATAATGCATTAAGTTTTAATCTCAACACAAAAGAAACCTATCACAACGCATTAAAATTTCTGCAATCCTATGCAACGCGCCACAAGAAACATTAA
- the argF gene encoding ornithine carbamoyltransferase, whose amino-acid sequence MRHFLTLQDFSNEEILQILDLALEIKAQHKSNTQTPYMRNKTLGMIFEKSSTRTRVSFEAGIYQLGGTGIFLSNKDIQLGRGEPMKDTARVISSMLDMVMIRTGEHSRILEFAKYSRVPVINGLTDDFHPVQLLADYMTMIECGIYVQADSKFCRFYPKSVAKPVVAYIGDGNNMAHSWLNLSAILGFELRIASPKGYEPKDEVVKFAREMAKTSGAKILIGQDIDVAISGANVVTTDTWASMGQENEKKEREKAFKEYCVDSAKMALAQKEAIFLHCLPAYRGQEVSEEVLEGAQSRVFEEAQNRLHAQKGVMVWLARENEEKQQIIKK is encoded by the coding sequence ATACGGCATTTTTTGACTTTGCAGGATTTTTCAAATGAGGAGATTCTGCAAATCCTAGACTTGGCATTAGAGATTAAAGCCCAACATAAATCTAACACCCAAACACCATATATGCGTAATAAAACATTAGGAATGATTTTTGAAAAATCCTCTACGCGCACAAGAGTGAGCTTTGAGGCGGGGATTTATCAGCTTGGCGGGACGGGGATTTTTCTTTCAAACAAAGACATTCAGCTTGGGCGTGGTGAGCCGATGAAGGACACTGCGCGCGTGATAAGCTCAATGCTTGATATGGTGATGATTCGCACAGGCGAACATTCTAGAATCTTAGAATTTGCGAAATATTCACGCGTGCCTGTGATCAATGGCTTGACTGATGATTTCCACCCTGTGCAGCTTTTGGCAGATTATATGACGATGATAGAATGTGGAATCTATGTCCAAGCAGATTCTAAATTTTGCAGATTCTATCCAAAAAGCGTGGCAAAGCCCGTTGTTGCTTACATTGGTGATGGGAATAATATGGCGCATTCTTGGCTAAACCTAAGCGCGATTCTTGGTTTTGAGCTAAGAATTGCTTCCCCAAAAGGCTATGAGCCAAAAGATGAGGTTGTGAAATTTGCGCGCGAGATGGCAAAAACAAGTGGCGCAAAAATCCTTATTGGGCAGGATATTGATGTTGCAATTTCTGGAGCAAATGTCGTAACCACGGACACTTGGGCGTCAATGGGACAAGAAAATGAGAAAAAAGAGCGCGAAAAGGCGTTTAAAGAATATTGTGTGGATAGTGCTAAAATGGCGCTTGCGCAAAAAGAGGCGATTTTCTTGCATTGCTTGCCAGCATATCGCGGGCAGGAGGTGAGCGAAGAGGTACTAGAGGGCGCGCAAAGTCGCGTTTTTGAAGAAGCACAAAACCGCTTGCACGCACAAAAAGGTGTTATGGTATGGCTAGCAAGAGAAAATGAAGAGAAGCAACAAATTATAAAGAAATAA
- a CDS encoding DUF2603 domain-containing protein: MKIAKKTATLFDENIHQQYSFGVLNKIDSKNALIALQKGELKNENIWLLRDNEDNEFALIPSQVLNTLNQRMRDLQEERFFIRLEREIAQQMPIDMDDVVVIASEYIESFRKKDGSLPLLNARAIARDLKKQYPNLFFNLQDLLDKR; this comes from the coding sequence ATGAAAATAGCAAAAAAAACTGCTACGCTTTTTGATGAAAATATCCATCAACAATACAGCTTTGGTGTGTTAAATAAAATTGATTCCAAAAATGCCCTTATTGCGTTGCAAAAAGGTGAGTTAAAGAATGAAAATATTTGGCTTTTGAGAGATAATGAGGACAATGAATTTGCACTTATCCCAAGTCAGGTGCTAAATACGCTCAATCAGCGCATGAGGGATTTACAAGAGGAGCGCTTTTTTATACGATTAGAGCGTGAAATCGCCCAGCAAATGCCAATTGATATGGACGATGTGGTGGTGATTGCATCAGAATATATTGAAAGTTTTCGCAAAAAAGATGGTTCTTTGCCTTTACTCAATGCTCGCGCAATCGCTCGCGATTTAAAGAAACAATATCCAAATCTTTTTTTTAACCTTCAAGATTTGCTTGATAAGAGATAA
- the hemN gene encoding oxygen-independent coproporphyrinogen III oxidase, with product MIDFQKYVRYSKPGPRYTSYPTAVEFSNAFESSAYKEALKRADLTKIPLSLYTHLPFCRSACYFCGCNVIYTSKEEKKPRYIEYLKKELALLKQSFDTTREVVQFHFGGGTPTFFNAKELESVIKALCECFPNFAKDCEISCEIDPRYFDIEQMRVLKAYGFSRLSFGVQDFEECVQDAIHRKQSFKIVKNAIELARSFGIKSINFDLIYGLPFQSLQSFERTLDSVLELSPERLAVFNYAHVPWLKKTMRKIDETTLPRPQEKLQILQNSIEKLTKNGYEMIGMDHFAKKDDELYLAKARKQLRRNFQGYTTKGFSQTIGVGVTSISEGIDYYAQNFKDLSLYENALDNGILPTERGIRLSKEDILRKSVIMELMNNLSLNFASIESAFGIDFKTHFAKELSELKPFEKANLLKVNSEGIFTTPTGGMLIRNIAMLFDAYLYKNVGKDTFSKTI from the coding sequence ATGATTGATTTTCAAAAATATGTGCGTTATTCAAAGCCCGGACCTCGCTACACAAGCTATCCTACTGCGGTAGAATTTAGTAATGCTTTTGAATCTAGCGCATACAAGGAAGCGCTAAAACGCGCGGATTTAACCAAAATCCCACTTTCACTCTATACGCATTTGCCATTTTGTCGTTCGGCGTGTTATTTTTGCGGGTGCAATGTAATTTACACAAGCAAAGAAGAAAAGAAGCCCCGCTATATTGAATATCTCAAAAAAGAACTCGCACTTTTAAAGCAAAGCTTTGATACTACGCGTGAAGTCGTGCAGTTTCATTTTGGTGGAGGAACACCTACATTTTTTAATGCTAAAGAATTAGAATCTGTTATAAAAGCCCTGTGCGAGTGCTTTCCAAACTTTGCAAAAGATTGTGAAATCAGCTGCGAGATTGACCCAAGATATTTTGATATTGAGCAAATGCGCGTTTTAAAAGCGTATGGCTTTAGTCGCTTAAGCTTTGGTGTGCAGGATTTTGAGGAATGCGTGCAGGACGCAATCCATCGCAAACAAAGCTTTAAAATTGTTAAAAATGCTATTGAGCTTGCGCGCAGTTTTGGGATTAAATCTATTAATTTTGATTTAATTTATGGCTTGCCATTTCAGAGCTTGCAGAGCTTTGAGCGCACGCTAGATTCTGTGTTAGAGCTAAGTCCGGAGCGTTTGGCGGTGTTTAATTACGCACATGTACCTTGGCTTAAAAAAACAATGCGAAAAATTGATGAAACCACGCTCCCGCGCCCACAAGAGAAGTTGCAGATTCTGCAAAATAGCATAGAAAAACTTACAAAAAATGGCTATGAAATGATTGGTATGGATCATTTTGCAAAAAAAGATGATGAGCTTTATCTAGCAAAGGCGCGCAAACAGCTCCGCCGAAACTTTCAAGGCTACACGACAAAGGGTTTTTCACAAACTATTGGTGTGGGTGTGACGAGCATTAGTGAGGGGATTGATTATTATGCGCAGAATTTTAAGGATTTGAGCTTGTATGAAAACGCGCTTGATAATGGGATTTTACCCACAGAACGGGGCATTAGGCTAAGTAAAGAGGATATTTTACGCAAGAGCGTGATAATGGAGCTTATGAATAATTTAAGCCTGAATTTTGCCTCCATTGAAAGCGCGTTTGGGATTGATTTTAAAACGCATTTTGCCAAAGAGTTGAGCGAACTAAAGCCTTTTGAAAAAGCGAATTTGCTCAAAGTGAATAGTGAAGGGATTTTTACCACGCCAACAGGGGGTATGCTTATCCGCAATATTGCGATGCTTTTTGATGCGTATTTGTATAAAAATGTCGGTAAAGATACTTTCAGCAAGACGATTTAA
- a CDS encoding (Fe-S)-binding protein: MQLLDLKNLANSCVKCGKCIPSCTIYQVNRDETTSPRGFLDLLGAYKDGKLPLDSNAKKIFESCFLCTTCVSVCPASLPTDLAIESVRVEIAKKYGISWYKRAYFFLLRHRKWADFVFNFLAFIAPCTFKSESYKGEKTKLRARSFVFGLRGRSIFPFVKKSFLQRHGGEKDRLDFQAQKRVAIFIGCISNYNYPNVGESLLKILNKLGISYFVPKSQECCGAPAFFTGDIQTVLFLVKKNIEYFESFWNEIDAMLIPEATCAAMLKIDWKHALELSGESEWVERLEKLLPKIHMASAWLQKQTDLSKHLQESKQQESLTYHDPCHARKVLGIYKEPRALLSKNFNLIEMQDSARCCGFGGVSMQSSNYALTLKAGIPKAKDIENSKAHIVSAECGACRMQITNTLDSIHSKVRFIHPLELLAENLKS; this comes from the coding sequence GTGCAGTTACTTGATTTAAAAAACCTTGCAAACTCGTGTGTGAAATGTGGTAAATGTATCCCAAGTTGCACGATTTATCAAGTCAATCGCGATGAAACGACTTCACCAAGGGGATTTTTAGATCTCTTAGGCGCGTATAAAGATGGCAAATTACCCTTAGATTCTAATGCAAAAAAAATCTTTGAATCTTGCTTTCTCTGCACCACTTGCGTAAGCGTGTGTCCTGCGAGCTTGCCAACTGATTTAGCCATAGAATCTGTGCGCGTAGAAATTGCCAAAAAATATGGAATCAGCTGGTATAAACGTGCATATTTTTTTCTTTTGCGCCATAGAAAATGGGCGGATTTTGTCTTTAATTTTCTAGCATTTATTGCGCCTTGCACGTTTAAAAGCGAGAGCTACAAAGGAGAGAAAACAAAATTGCGCGCAAGAAGCTTTGTTTTTGGCTTAAGAGGGCGCAGTATTTTTCCTTTTGTCAAAAAGTCCTTTTTGCAACGTCACGGAGGAGAAAAAGACAGGTTAGATTTTCAAGCACAAAAGCGCGTGGCGATTTTTATCGGTTGTATTAGCAATTACAATTACCCAAATGTGGGGGAAAGTTTGTTAAAGATTCTTAATAAACTCGGTATCTCTTATTTTGTGCCAAAGTCGCAGGAGTGTTGCGGTGCGCCGGCGTTTTTCACAGGTGATATACAAACCGTGCTTTTTTTAGTCAAAAAAAATATAGAGTATTTTGAGAGTTTTTGGAATGAAATTGATGCGATGCTTATTCCTGAAGCTACTTGTGCGGCGATGTTGAAGATCGATTGGAAGCACGCACTTGAGCTAAGTGGAGAAAGTGAATGGGTGGAGCGCTTAGAGAAACTTTTGCCAAAAATCCATATGGCAAGTGCGTGGCTACAAAAACAAACTGATTTATCCAAGCATTTGCAAGAATCAAAGCAGCAAGAAAGTCTCACTTACCACGATCCTTGTCACGCGCGCAAAGTGCTTGGAATCTACAAAGAGCCACGCGCACTTTTAAGCAAAAATTTTAATCTTATAGAAATGCAGGATTCTGCGCGTTGCTGTGGCTTTGGTGGCGTTAGTATGCAGAGTTCAAACTACGCGCTCACGCTGAAAGCTGGCATACCAAAAGCAAAGGACATAGAAAATTCAAAGGCGCATATCGTAAGCGCGGAATGTGGCGCGTGCAGAATGCAGATTACAAACACATTAGATTCTATTCATTCAAAAGTGCGCTTTATCCACCCGCTGGAGCTTTTGGCTGAGAATCTTAAAAGTTAG
- a CDS encoding agmatine deiminase family protein codes for MKAFASSKNPTQSPRLYAEWEKQRAILLALPHKHSDWKSMLKEARVCFEHIIKLICARERVYLCIDPRDKSGLKFIRQHCKKQLKSGNLQVFRIPLNDTWARDFGPISITENGLNKNLNFTFNGWGLKFSANFDNQINTRLHELGILENLSKQNLVLEGGSIDSNGQNLLLTTTNCLLEPNRNAHLSKIEIEKILCETFGLTKIFWLEQGFLAGDDTDSHIDNLARFIAPKTIAYVKCEDSKDIHFESLAKMENELKALRDENDAPFKLVALPLPKAQFHKKERLPASYVNFLFINGALLVPTYNDKKNDKRALEALRAELPHLEVIGIDCSALIKWHGSLHCASMQLY; via the coding sequence GTGAAAGCCTTTGCTTCTAGCAAAAACCCTACGCAATCCCCGCGCCTTTATGCGGAGTGGGAAAAACAGCGCGCGATTTTACTCGCCCTCCCACATAAACACAGCGATTGGAAAAGTATGTTAAAGGAAGCACGTGTGTGCTTTGAGCACATTATTAAGCTCATTTGCGCGCGTGAGCGCGTGTATCTTTGTATCGATCCTCGTGATAAAAGCGGGCTGAAATTTATCCGACAACATTGCAAAAAACAGCTTAAATCCGGTAATTTGCAAGTTTTTAGAATCCCTCTTAATGATACTTGGGCGCGCGATTTTGGTCCTATTAGCATAACAGAAAATGGGCTTAATAAAAATCTTAATTTTACTTTCAATGGTTGGGGACTGAAATTTAGCGCGAATTTTGATAACCAAATAAACACGCGACTTCACGAACTTGGAATCTTAGAAAACCTTAGCAAGCAAAACCTTGTGCTAGAAGGTGGAAGCATTGATAGCAATGGTCAAAACCTACTTCTAACCACCACAAACTGCCTCCTAGAGCCAAATCGCAACGCACATCTAAGCAAAATAGAGATTGAAAAAATCCTGTGTGAAACATTTGGGCTTACAAAGATTTTTTGGCTAGAGCAAGGATTTTTAGCAGGCGATGATACGGATAGTCACATTGACAATCTCGCGCGCTTTATCGCGCCAAAAACCATTGCCTATGTAAAATGTGAGGATAGCAAGGATATACATTTTGAGAGTTTGGCAAAAATGGAAAATGAGCTAAAAGCCCTACGTGATGAGAATGACGCACCATTTAAACTTGTGGCACTGCCTTTACCAAAAGCGCAATTTCACAAAAAAGAGCGCTTGCCGGCAAGCTATGTGAATTTTTTATTTATCAATGGCGCGCTCCTTGTGCCAACTTACAATGACAAGAAAAATGACAAACGCGCGCTTGAAGCTCTACGCGCAGAATTGCCACATTTGGAAGTGATAGGGATAGATTGCTCCGCTCTTATAAAATGGCACGGAAGCTTGCATTGCGCCAGTATGCAGTTGTATTAA
- a CDS encoding methionine ABC transporter ATP-binding protein, which produces MISLQQVTKTYPNGFCAIKGIDLEVQEGDIMGIIGYSGAGKSTLIRLINRLEEPSSGRVEIDGIDMLALSQKQLQKQRQNIGMIFQHFNLLSARDVFGNVAFALEIAKWKKESIKARVDELLELVGLSEKAHFYPSQLSGGQKQRVAIARALANHPKVLLCDEATSALDTKTTRSILSLLKDIQAKLSLTIVLITHQIEVVQQICNKVCVISNGEIVERGKVEEVFANPKEAITRELISFLPLDESKLIAHVGASENTYRVIFTGPNAQSPLISQMIKKFDVDVNILSGSIEEFNKQDIGHLVVKFLQKDTDSIHKSLEWLQSQGVTIESLSSQSLNLKQDSQITHNPHVTQNKD; this is translated from the coding sequence ATTATCTCATTACAACAAGTAACCAAAACCTACCCTAATGGCTTTTGCGCGATTAAAGGCATTGATTTAGAAGTGCAAGAAGGCGATATTATGGGGATTATCGGCTATTCTGGTGCGGGGAAAAGTACATTAATTAGGCTTATAAATCGCCTTGAAGAGCCAAGTAGTGGGCGTGTGGAAATCGATGGAATCGATATGCTCGCGCTTTCTCAAAAGCAGCTTCAAAAGCAACGTCAAAATATAGGTATGATTTTTCAGCATTTCAATCTTCTAAGCGCACGCGATGTGTTTGGGAATGTCGCCTTTGCGCTTGAAATTGCTAAGTGGAAAAAAGAGAGCATAAAGGCGCGTGTAGATGAGCTTTTAGAGCTTGTGGGCTTGAGTGAAAAAGCGCATTTTTATCCAAGTCAGCTAAGTGGCGGGCAAAAACAGCGCGTGGCTATTGCGCGTGCGTTAGCCAACCACCCAAAAGTGCTTCTTTGTGATGAAGCCACAAGCGCGCTAGATACGAAAACTACGCGCTCAATCCTTTCACTGCTTAAAGATATTCAAGCAAAACTTTCTCTTACAATAGTGCTTATCACGCATCAAATCGAGGTGGTGCAACAAATTTGCAACAAAGTCTGTGTGATTAGCAATGGTGAGATTGTGGAGCGCGGGAAGGTTGAAGAAGTGTTTGCAAATCCAAAAGAAGCCATCACAAGGGAGCTTATCTCGTTTTTGCCACTCGATGAGAGTAAGCTTATCGCGCATGTGGGTGCTAGTGAGAATACTTATCGTGTGATTTTCACAGGACCTAACGCGCAAAGTCCGCTCATTAGTCAAATGATTAAGAAATTTGACGTAGATGTAAATATTTTGAGTGGTAGTATTGAAGAGTTTAACAAACAAGATATTGGGCATTTGGTGGTGAAATTTTTGCAAAAAGATACAGATTCTATCCACAAAAGCCTTGAATGGCTACAATCTCAAGGCGTGACAATAGAATCTCTGAGTTCGCAATCTCTCAATCTCAAACAAGATTCACAAATCACGCACAATCCACACGTCACGCAAAATAAGGATTAA
- a CDS encoding methionine ABC transporter permease → MVQFSALFAVLFGLPLGVLLAITREDSIKPAPLFNKILGWVVNMVRSFPFMVLILVLLPFSGALIGMSTGSTAAIIALSIAAIPFIARLFEGALLEVPKDLIEATQSMGASNFTIIRMMLCECKPALANAIVITSISLVGYSAMAGIVGGGGLGDLAYRIGFQSFKPDVLLYAVIVTMILVQLIQSGGDFIVKILRANR, encoded by the coding sequence ATGGTGCAGTTTTCCGCGCTTTTTGCTGTGCTTTTTGGCTTGCCACTTGGGGTTTTACTCGCTATCACGCGCGAAGATTCTATCAAGCCCGCACCACTTTTTAATAAAATCCTTGGGTGGGTTGTAAATATGGTGCGCTCCTTTCCTTTTATGGTGCTAATCCTCGTGCTACTACCATTTTCTGGTGCGCTTATTGGTATGAGCACAGGCTCGACAGCTGCGATTATCGCGCTTAGTATTGCGGCGATTCCTTTTATTGCGCGCCTTTTTGAGGGGGCATTGCTTGAAGTGCCAAAAGATTTGATTGAAGCCACGCAAAGTATGGGTGCGAGCAATTTTACGATTATCAGAATGATGCTTTGTGAATGCAAGCCCGCACTTGCAAATGCCATTGTGATAACCTCCATTAGCCTTGTTGGGTATTCTGCGATGGCTGGGATTGTGGGTGGTGGCGGATTAGGAGATTTGGCTTATCGTATAGGATTCCAATCTTTTAAGCCTGATGTGTTGCTATACGCGGTGATTGTTACGATGATTTTAGTCCAGCTTATCCAAAGCGGCGGGGATTTTATCGTAAAAATCCTGCGCGCAAATCGTTAA
- a CDS encoding MetQ/NlpA family ABC transporter substrate-binding protein: MKILQKLGFGFLSVIIALSLNACGEEKEKSVESADSSKMPLLVVGATPVPASEVLEFAKPLLAKKGVEMKVQVFTDYTTPDIALNDGSNDANLYQHKPFMEAQNAQRGFNLVALEPIYVVPLGFYSKKYKSVDEIPDGADIALPGDSSNLARALILLHDFGVIELKDPKNLASTIEYDIVKNPKNLRFRPVEAAGLPSLLPNVDAAVINANYALQAGLSIKSAFFHEDAKSEYVNVFVTRKELENDERIQKLKEVLMGDEVAGFIIEKYKGEILPVNLKK; this comes from the coding sequence ATGAAAATACTACAAAAACTAGGCTTTGGGTTTTTAAGTGTCATTATCGCGCTTAGCCTCAATGCTTGCGGAGAAGAGAAAGAAAAGAGTGTAGAATCTGCAGATTCTAGCAAAATGCCTTTGCTTGTGGTGGGTGCGACACCTGTGCCAGCAAGTGAGGTTTTAGAGTTTGCCAAACCACTTTTAGCTAAAAAAGGCGTGGAGATGAAAGTGCAAGTTTTCACAGACTACACAACGCCTGATATTGCGCTAAATGATGGCAGCAATGACGCTAATCTTTATCAGCATAAGCCCTTTATGGAGGCGCAAAATGCGCAAAGAGGTTTTAATCTTGTTGCACTAGAGCCAATTTATGTTGTGCCACTTGGCTTTTATTCTAAAAAATATAAGAGTGTTGATGAGATTCCAGATGGTGCGGATATCGCATTGCCCGGAGATAGCTCAAATCTCGCGCGAGCGCTTATTTTGCTTCACGATTTTGGTGTGATTGAGCTAAAAGACCCTAAGAATCTTGCAAGCACCATTGAATATGATATTGTAAAAAATCCTAAGAATTTACGTTTCAGACCCGTAGAGGCTGCAGGCTTGCCGAGTTTGTTGCCTAATGTTGATGCTGCGGTGATTAATGCAAACTATGCGCTACAAGCAGGGCTTAGCATTAAAAGTGCATTTTTCCACGAAGATGCGAAGTCTGAGTATGTCAATGTCTTTGTAACGCGCAAAGAACTAGAAAATGACGAACGCATCCAAAAGCTCAAAGAAGTGCTTATGGGTGATGAAGTCGCAGGCTTTATCATCGAAAAATATAAGGGTGAAATTTTGCCTGTGAATCTAAAAAAATAA